A stretch of Halococcus sediminicola DNA encodes these proteins:
- a CDS encoding glycoside hydrolase family 15 protein — protein MHQETLADVIDYWRDWIHQCPESEICSIDGRWHDLAIRSALALKLLTHHETGAICAAPTTSLPEDIGGVRNWDYRFNWIRDSALTVQAFAELGHLEEATQYFDL, from the coding sequence ATCCATCAAGAGACGCTTGCCGACGTCATCGACTACTGGCGTGACTGGATTCACCAGTGCCCGGAGTCCGAAATCTGTTCGATTGATGGTCGGTGGCACGATCTGGCGATTCGTTCAGCACTCGCTCTGAAGCTGCTGACCCACCACGAGACGGGAGCCATCTGTGCTGCACCGACGACCTCACTCCCCGAAGACATCGGCGGCGTTCGCAACTGGGATTATCGGTTTAACTGGATTCGTGATTCAGCTCTTACCGTGCAAGCGTTTGCCGAGTTGGGTCATCTCGAAGAGGCCACACAGTATTTCGACCTATGA
- a CDS encoding multicopper oxidase family protein, with the protein MTLDLTRRRLLAAAGSASLGVLAGCSSSSSNAGSSSTTTSATSNADPSSTTAASQTPAVPKDADQQRTLTATTGPISPNGTDRSNPAWLYDGQTPGPELRVAEGDVLQVDLENQLSDPTTIHWHGIPLANPMDGVPDVTQAPVDPDRSFTYTFEAAPAGTYFYHSHVGLQLDRHLIGPLIIEEESPHVAFDRDIVVVFNDYLRGAPQPESEWAAQGGGGMGGGMGGGMGRNQMGGGMGNGMNMASRPDYAGLLANGRLPSNPSEFTIKKSERLRVRFINASGATTFHVGLGGHRLNITHADGRPVEPVTTDSFSFGPGERYDAVVDANNSGAWAIEARSVDGDEQPATATLRYEGATGTPRKPSFDGGQLGYGDLQAVESIEGLQGSPDRTFDVTLSAGRGPGTWLINGQRFPDADPFAVKAGEHVRIQMTNRSPVVHPMHLHGHFFRVGNALKDTVMVPGHMGRVTIDFLADNPGKWLFHCHNIYHLDGGMGRIIEYTG; encoded by the coding sequence ATGACCCTCGACCTTACACGACGACGATTGCTCGCAGCCGCCGGGAGCGCGTCTCTCGGCGTGCTTGCCGGCTGTTCGTCTTCGTCATCGAACGCCGGCTCGTCCTCGACGACTACTTCGGCAACATCGAACGCCGACCCATCCAGCACGACGGCCGCCTCGCAAACGCCGGCCGTCCCGAAAGACGCCGACCAGCAGCGAACACTCACCGCCACGACCGGCCCGATTTCGCCCAACGGAACCGACCGCTCGAATCCCGCATGGCTCTACGACGGACAGACGCCCGGACCGGAACTGCGGGTCGCCGAGGGTGACGTGCTGCAAGTCGACCTCGAAAACCAGCTTTCCGACCCGACCACCATACACTGGCACGGCATACCGCTCGCCAACCCGATGGACGGCGTGCCGGACGTCACGCAAGCGCCCGTCGACCCCGATAGATCGTTCACCTACACGTTCGAGGCAGCGCCGGCCGGGACGTACTTCTATCACAGTCACGTCGGGCTGCAGCTCGACCGCCACCTTATCGGCCCGCTCATCATCGAGGAGGAGTCGCCACACGTCGCGTTCGACCGCGACATCGTCGTGGTCTTCAACGATTACCTGCGGGGTGCCCCGCAACCAGAATCCGAATGGGCCGCTCAGGGCGGAGGCGGTATGGGTGGTGGAATGGGCGGAGGTATGGGTCGCAATCAGATGGGCGGTGGCATGGGTAACGGGATGAATATGGCCTCGCGGCCGGACTACGCGGGGCTGCTCGCAAACGGCCGCCTTCCCTCAAATCCATCGGAGTTTACCATCAAAAAGAGCGAACGACTCCGAGTCCGATTCATCAATGCCAGCGGGGCGACGACGTTTCACGTCGGTCTCGGTGGCCATCGACTGAACATCACCCATGCCGATGGCCGGCCCGTCGAACCCGTCACGACCGACTCCTTTTCGTTCGGCCCCGGCGAGCGCTACGATGCAGTCGTCGACGCGAACAATTCCGGAGCGTGGGCCATCGAGGCCCGGTCAGTCGATGGCGACGAGCAACCGGCGACCGCGACGCTGCGATACGAGGGTGCGACCGGCACTCCACGCAAACCGTCGTTCGATGGAGGTCAACTCGGCTACGGCGACCTCCAGGCGGTCGAATCCATCGAGGGGCTACAGGGATCGCCCGACCGAACGTTCGACGTCACCCTCTCGGCGGGTCGCGGTCCGGGAACGTGGCTCATCAACGGCCAGCGATTTCCCGACGCGGACCCGTTTGCGGTGAAGGCTGGCGAGCACGTCCGAATACAGATGACCAACCGAAGCCCGGTGGTCCACCCGATGCATCTTCATGGGCACTTCTTCCGCGTCGGCAACGCGCTCAAGGACACGGTAATGGTGCCGGGCCACATGGGCCGAGTCACGATTGACTTCCTCGCGGACAACCCCGGCAAGTGGCTGTTCCACTGTCACAACATCTACCATCTCGACGGCGGTATGGGACGTATCATCGAATACACCGGCTGA
- a CDS encoding DUF7123 family protein, translated as MVQQADCEPTYLKARDIADEIDETPKAVAQHLQRLQNELTGITLEQWGRSKSVTWLVQEETE; from the coding sequence TTGGTCCAACAAGCAGATTGTGAGCCGACGTATCTCAAGGCTCGTGATATCGCGGACGAGATCGACGAGACGCCGAAGGCGGTAGCCCAACACCTACAACGACTCCAGAACGAACTGACCGGAATCACACTCGAACAGTGGGGTCGCTCGAAGAGTGTCACATGGCTCGTTCAAGAAGAGACTGAGTGA
- a CDS encoding DUF302 domain-containing protein: protein MAYTLTTTTDEPFDDAVAATTDALEEEGFGVLSDIDVRETLEQKLDIDTRQYRILGACNPQLAHEGLDEEPELGALLPCNVIVYESDDGVTVSAVDPGQLVGITDNPALDSIAEEVHERFERVLATIGEGA, encoded by the coding sequence ATGGCGTACACACTCACCACGACCACCGACGAGCCGTTCGACGACGCAGTGGCCGCGACGACCGATGCGCTCGAAGAGGAGGGGTTCGGCGTCCTCAGTGACATCGACGTTCGTGAGACGCTCGAACAGAAACTCGACATCGACACCCGACAGTACCGCATCCTCGGCGCGTGTAACCCACAGCTCGCTCACGAGGGACTCGACGAAGAACCCGAACTGGGTGCGCTCTTGCCGTGTAACGTCATCGTCTACGAATCCGACGACGGCGTGACCGTGAGCGCGGTCGATCCGGGACAACTCGTCGGCATCACCGACAACCCCGCGCTCGATTCCATCGCCGAGGAGGTCCACGAGCGCTTCGAGCGCGTCCTCGCAACCATCGGCGAGGGAGCGTAA
- a CDS encoding SHOCT domain-containing protein, which yields MAETRTDLTTVLLIGLGILILSPLLVMGFAMPIMGGMYGYGGQGTFGFIGLLVPLAVLLVVLGAGYLLVRRVTDHTGSRDGAHEELRSAYARGDLSDEEFETRRQKLGND from the coding sequence ATGGCCGAGACTCGAACGGACCTCACGACGGTGTTGCTGATCGGTCTCGGAATCCTGATTCTGAGTCCGCTGCTCGTGATGGGGTTCGCAATGCCGATAATGGGCGGGATGTACGGCTACGGTGGGCAGGGAACATTCGGATTCATCGGCTTGCTCGTCCCGCTCGCCGTGCTCCTCGTGGTTCTCGGAGCCGGCTATCTCCTCGTCCGTCGCGTGACCGACCACACCGGCTCGCGTGACGGTGCTCACGAAGAACTCCGTAGCGCCTACGCTCGCGGCGACCTCTCGGACGAGGAGTTCGAAACCCGTCGACAGAAACTCGGCAACGACTGA
- a CDS encoding M23 family metallopeptidase: MKFNRRTMLKGSALGLLGVSADSLGKGRASVDVSATNGSMVNPATNTVSTATNTCRSTSKNSAVVDISQNSTPLVGEVLSAPIPFTGSDGQTYLAYELMLTNFTTGPVTIEQLEVINADTGAAIHALDADEVANRLQPAGRRDTVASFDPAMTALVFLHVNVDESSDVPERLIHRVSLKAEAAPPDQQELVESVGEITVDLRDVVTVGPPLRGSNYIAADSFGDAVRHTRATLPVNGQIWLAQRYAVDYEQLDAKDRIFDGPREDLESYTIYGEKAIAVADGTVVKVVDGVPENVPGEFPEEIILEKADGNAVILDLGCENYALYAHFQPGSIRVAEGDHVEQGDVLGLVGNSGNSIAPHLHFHVMNRPLSLASNGLPYLVDSFTILGQTAGTTAFDQAEADGQPLAVNRFDPPVESIGTLPLDQIVVDFD; the protein is encoded by the coding sequence GTGAAATTCAATCGTCGAACCATGCTGAAAGGCTCAGCACTTGGATTATTAGGGGTCAGCGCGGACTCCCTTGGTAAAGGACGAGCGTCCGTTGACGTCTCAGCGACCAATGGATCAATGGTGAACCCGGCAACAAATACCGTCTCTACCGCCACAAACACTTGTCGGAGTACGTCGAAAAATTCTGCCGTCGTGGATATTTCCCAGAATTCCACTCCGCTAGTTGGGGAGGTGCTCTCTGCTCCAATTCCCTTCACTGGCTCTGACGGGCAGACGTACCTGGCATACGAACTCATGTTGACAAACTTCACAACTGGGCCAGTAACTATAGAGCAGCTTGAAGTAATCAACGCAGATACTGGTGCTGCGATTCATGCGCTTGATGCAGATGAGGTGGCCAATCGTCTCCAACCAGCAGGGAGACGAGATACTGTCGCGTCGTTCGACCCGGCAATGACAGCTCTCGTCTTCTTGCATGTGAACGTCGATGAATCATCTGATGTCCCCGAAAGACTGATCCATCGGGTATCTCTGAAAGCCGAAGCCGCACCGCCGGATCAGCAAGAGCTCGTAGAATCAGTGGGAGAAATCACGGTTGACCTGCGCGATGTTGTCACCGTTGGGCCTCCTCTGAGAGGTTCGAACTACATAGCGGCCGATTCATTTGGAGACGCAGTCCGTCATACCCGGGCGACACTTCCAGTCAATGGTCAAATCTGGCTCGCACAGCGCTATGCAGTGGACTACGAACAACTCGATGCCAAGGATCGCATCTTTGACGGTCCACGGGAAGACCTCGAAAGTTACACTATATACGGGGAGAAAGCGATCGCGGTCGCTGACGGTACGGTGGTCAAGGTAGTCGACGGCGTTCCGGAGAATGTTCCGGGTGAGTTTCCGGAAGAGATCATCCTCGAGAAGGCGGATGGCAACGCAGTAATCCTCGATCTTGGCTGTGAGAACTACGCGCTGTATGCGCACTTCCAACCGGGCAGCATTCGCGTAGCGGAAGGTGATCACGTCGAGCAAGGTGACGTTCTGGGACTGGTTGGCAACTCAGGCAACAGTATCGCTCCTCACTTGCACTTCCACGTCATGAATCGACCGCTGTCATTAGCCTCCAATGGTCTGCCGTATCTGGTCGATTCATTCACGATTCTCGGACAAACGGCGGGAACTACTGCGTTCGATCAGGCCGAAGCGGATGGGCAACCGCTAGCTGTTAATCGATTCGATCCACCGGTAGAGTCCATTGGCACCTTACCTCTTGACCAGATTGTAGTGGACTTCGACTGA
- a CDS encoding glycoside hydrolase family 15 protein, translating to MSHCSQGDPADIQPLYGLHDHDYHQEHILDHLSGYRNSTPVRIGNAAVEQQQLDVYDELIQGIYETMRYGETLSEDDWDVMRVIINYVCEAWQEPDVGIWELRDDPQQLVHSKIMCWVALDRVINSIISSR from the coding sequence ATGAGCCACTGTTCACAGGGTGATCCCGCGGATATCCAACCACTGTATGGGCTGCACGATCATGACTACCACCAAGAACACATACTCGATCATCTTTCGGGCTACCGGAACTCTACACCCGTCAGAATTGGCAATGCGGCGGTCGAACAGCAGCAACTCGATGTATATGACGAGTTGATTCAGGGCATCTATGAGACGATGCGCTACGGAGAAACGCTCTCTGAGGACGACTGGGATGTAATGAGAGTCATCATCAACTACGTCTGTGAGGCATGGCAGGAACCGGATGTCGGAATCTGGGAGTTGCGGGACGATCCTCAGCAGTTGGTTCATTCGAAAATCATGTGTTGGGTAGCACTGGATCGAGTCATCAATAGTATTATATCTTCTAGATAA
- a CDS encoding AsnC family transcriptional regulator: protein MRDLDETDLEILELLLSDARRPWSEIAEAVDLSAPAVSDRVKRLQEMDIIRRFTLDVDHSQLSEGVPVLLTVTAHADEFDSVHETLLDAEAVEYAFTTAENDIFCYARVPDGDVPAWLSEILGERSVEEYSVTLLTGAEWTPSVGGTEFALTCAECGNTVTSEGVATRIGGDLYQFCCPSCEARFEEQYERLEEATS, encoded by the coding sequence ATGCGCGATCTCGATGAAACGGACCTCGAAATCCTCGAACTGTTGCTGAGCGATGCACGTCGTCCGTGGAGCGAAATCGCCGAGGCGGTTGATCTGTCGGCACCGGCCGTCTCGGATCGTGTCAAGCGGTTACAGGAGATGGATATCATCCGACGCTTTACGCTCGATGTCGATCACTCACAACTCAGCGAGGGTGTGCCCGTTCTCCTGACAGTGACTGCACACGCGGATGAATTCGACTCCGTTCATGAGACGCTTCTCGATGCCGAGGCGGTCGAATACGCCTTCACGACCGCGGAGAACGATATTTTTTGTTATGCACGGGTGCCTGATGGAGATGTCCCAGCGTGGCTTTCGGAAATTCTCGGCGAGAGAAGCGTGGAAGAGTACAGTGTAACGCTTCTGACTGGTGCCGAGTGGACACCTAGCGTCGGCGGGACGGAGTTCGCATTGACGTGTGCTGAGTGCGGCAATACCGTCACCAGCGAGGGTGTTGCCACCCGTATCGGCGGTGACCTGTATCAGTTTTGTTGTCCATCGTGTGAGGCCCGCTTCGAAGAGCAATATGAACGATTAGAGGAGGCAACGAGTTAA
- a CDS encoding heavy metal translocating P-type ATPase has protein sequence MSHRKTQLDIQGMSCATCSQSITESVEGLAGVSETNVNYATDEGTVEYDPDEVSLADIYTAVDNAGYEAVSASTSIAITDMTCSNCAETNQEALEDVPGVISAEVNYATDEANVEYNPAETDREQLYTAVEDAGYSPVRDDGSGDSEQDQRDAAREGEIHRQLRLTLFGAVLSLPLIAFMVEKLLLGGGALPETIFGIEFGWVEFLLATPVQIVLGRPFYENAYKALVKNRTANMDVLIALGSSTAYLYSVVVLLGVLAGSLYFDTAALILVFITLGNYLEARSKGQAGEALQQLLEMEADTATVVDEGGNEEEIPLDEVDVGDHMKVRPGEQIPTDGTVVDGQSAVDESMVTGESVPVEKEEGDEVVGSTINENGVLTVEATKVGADTALQQIVQTVKEAQSRQPDIQNLADRISAYFVPIVIANALLWGLVWYLFPAALAGFVDWLPLWGLVAGGPTAAGGGVSVFEFAVVVFASAVLIACPCALGLATPAATMVGTSIGAKNGVLFKGGDVLERAKDVDTVVFDKTGTLTEGAMELTDVVPLDGSHTATDGGEPTTDGGAVLDERSAVDEETVLHAAASAESGSEHPLAQAIVDGAEERGIGLTDPTEFENVPGHGVRATVDGEEVLVGNRKLMRDNDIDPSPATEELERLEGEGKTAMLVARGDTLLGLVADADTVKESAKEAVAALHERDLAVHMITGDNERTAAAVAKEVGIDPDNVRAGVLPEDKSDALDDIQSDGTRAMMVGDGVNDAPALATAYVGTAIGSGTDVAIEAADVTLMRDDPLDVVKAIRISDGTLQKIKQNLFWALGYNTAMIPLASLGLLQPVLAAVAMAFSSVSVLSNSLLFRRYTPDHDYKLLGFLR, from the coding sequence ATGAGTCACCGAAAAACACAACTCGACATACAGGGCATGAGTTGTGCGACATGCTCCCAGTCGATAACGGAATCCGTGGAAGGGCTTGCGGGGGTGAGCGAGACAAATGTCAACTATGCGACCGATGAGGGAACCGTCGAATATGATCCCGACGAGGTGTCGCTGGCGGACATCTACACCGCGGTCGACAACGCCGGTTACGAGGCGGTGAGCGCCTCGACCTCCATCGCCATCACGGACATGACGTGTTCGAACTGCGCCGAAACCAACCAAGAGGCACTCGAAGATGTCCCGGGCGTGATTTCGGCGGAGGTCAACTATGCGACCGACGAAGCGAACGTCGAATACAACCCCGCAGAAACCGACCGAGAGCAGCTCTACACGGCGGTCGAGGACGCAGGCTACTCGCCGGTGCGCGACGACGGCAGCGGCGATTCCGAACAGGACCAGCGCGACGCCGCCCGCGAGGGCGAGATTCACCGCCAGCTCCGGCTCACCCTCTTTGGCGCGGTGCTGTCGCTGCCGCTGATCGCGTTCATGGTCGAGAAGCTGCTGCTGGGTGGTGGGGCGCTCCCCGAGACGATTTTCGGCATCGAGTTCGGCTGGGTGGAGTTCCTGCTTGCGACCCCAGTCCAAATCGTGCTCGGCCGGCCGTTCTACGAGAACGCCTACAAAGCGCTCGTCAAGAACCGCACCGCGAACATGGACGTGCTCATCGCGCTCGGCTCCTCGACGGCCTACCTCTACTCGGTCGTCGTGCTACTGGGCGTGCTCGCGGGGAGTCTGTACTTCGATACGGCTGCGTTGATCCTCGTGTTCATCACGCTCGGCAACTATCTCGAAGCCCGCTCGAAAGGGCAGGCGGGTGAAGCCCTCCAGCAATTGCTCGAAATGGAGGCCGACACCGCGACCGTCGTCGACGAAGGCGGTAACGAGGAGGAGATCCCGCTCGATGAGGTCGATGTCGGCGACCACATGAAGGTCCGCCCGGGCGAGCAGATCCCGACTGACGGCACCGTCGTCGACGGACAGTCCGCCGTTGACGAATCGATGGTCACCGGCGAGTCCGTGCCCGTCGAGAAGGAGGAAGGCGACGAGGTAGTGGGTTCGACCATCAATGAAAACGGCGTGCTGACTGTCGAAGCCACCAAGGTCGGCGCGGACACGGCGCTCCAGCAGATCGTCCAGACGGTCAAAGAAGCGCAGTCGCGCCAGCCCGACATTCAGAATCTCGCCGACCGTATCTCGGCGTACTTCGTGCCGATCGTCATCGCCAACGCGCTGCTGTGGGGTCTCGTCTGGTATCTGTTCCCCGCGGCGCTCGCGGGCTTCGTCGACTGGCTCCCGCTGTGGGGACTCGTCGCCGGTGGGCCGACGGCCGCCGGTGGCGGCGTCTCGGTCTTCGAGTTCGCGGTGGTCGTCTTCGCCTCTGCCGTGTTGATCGCCTGTCCCTGTGCGCTCGGGCTGGCGACGCCGGCGGCGACGATGGTCGGTACCTCTATCGGCGCGAAAAACGGCGTCCTGTTCAAGGGTGGCGACGTCCTCGAACGCGCCAAGGATGTCGATACGGTCGTCTTCGACAAGACCGGGACGCTGACCGAGGGCGCGATGGAACTGACCGACGTCGTTCCCCTCGATGGAAGCCACACCGCCACCGACGGCGGCGAACCGACGACCGACGGCGGTGCGGTGCTCGACGAGCGGTCAGCGGTTGACGAGGAGACGGTGCTCCACGCCGCCGCGAGCGCCGAATCCGGCAGCGAGCACCCGCTCGCGCAGGCTATCGTCGACGGTGCCGAAGAACGCGGCATCGGTCTCACCGACCCCACCGAATTCGAGAACGTGCCCGGTCACGGAGTCCGTGCGACGGTCGACGGCGAGGAGGTGCTCGTTGGCAACCGTAAACTCATGCGCGACAACGACATCGACCCCTCGCCCGCCACCGAGGAACTCGAACGGCTCGAAGGCGAGGGCAAGACCGCGATGCTCGTCGCGCGCGGCGATACCCTACTGGGTCTCGTCGCCGACGCCGATACGGTCAAAGAGAGCGCAAAAGAAGCCGTCGCGGCGCTCCATGAACGCGATCTCGCAGTCCACATGATCACCGGCGACAACGAGCGCACGGCCGCAGCGGTCGCCAAGGAGGTCGGCATCGACCCCGACAACGTCCGCGCGGGGGTCCTGCCAGAGGACAAATCCGACGCGCTCGACGACATCCAGTCCGACGGTACGAGGGCGATGATGGTCGGCGACGGCGTCAACGACGCGCCGGCGCTCGCGACCGCCTACGTGGGCACCGCCATCGGCTCCGGCACCGACGTGGCCATCGAGGCTGCCGATGTCACCCTGATGCGCGACGACCCGCTCGATGTAGTGAAGGCTATCCGCATCTCCGACGGCACGCTCCAGAAGATCAAACAGAACCTCTTCTGGGCGCTCGGCTACAACACGGCGATGATCCCGCTCGCCTCGCTGGGACTGCTGCAACCCGTCCTGGCCGCGGTGGCGATGGCCTTTTCGAGCGTCTCGGTGCTCTCGAACAGCCTGCTGTTCCGTCGGTACACGCCGGACCACGACTACAAGCTGCTCGGATTCCTCCGCTAA
- a CDS encoding heavy-metal-associated domain-containing protein, with the protein MTTTITVKGMSCEHCEQTVEEALQSVSGVSDARADHEAERATIEGDSDSAVLARAVEDAGYEASM; encoded by the coding sequence ATGACGACCACGATCACGGTCAAAGGAATGAGCTGCGAACACTGCGAACAGACCGTCGAAGAGGCACTTCAGAGTGTTTCCGGCGTCTCGGATGCCCGCGCGGATCACGAGGCGGAACGCGCGACAATCGAGGGTGATTCCGACAGTGCCGTCCTCGCCCGAGCGGTCGAAGACGCGGGTTACGAAGCCTCGATGTGA
- a CDS encoding trehalase-like domain-containing protein gives MFNNGLSTYRRARIIGNLETVALINHDGVVDWCCLPHVESSSLFARLLDAEDGGHFTVQPATPFEASHEYLDRTNVLETRFETTSGQATVTDFMSIPDIAEAHQVPQATVFRKLTCESGHVDMAVEFEPRFDYARTKPTVEEARHGVVATSNEKEVFLSGSVPFSISDHAAHTSVALSEGETRWLVLGHDQEIPIEPPHPSRDACRRHRLLA, from the coding sequence ATTTTCAACAATGGACTATCCACCTATCGAAGAGCACGGATCATCGGCAACTTAGAAACTGTTGCTCTCATCAATCACGATGGTGTAGTCGACTGGTGTTGTCTTCCTCACGTCGAATCGTCGAGCCTCTTTGCACGGCTGTTAGATGCTGAGGATGGCGGTCACTTCACCGTTCAACCTGCTACCCCCTTCGAGGCGAGCCACGAGTATCTCGACCGGACGAACGTCTTGGAGACACGGTTCGAGACGACTTCGGGACAGGCGACAGTCACCGATTTCATGTCCATTCCGGATATTGCCGAAGCTCATCAGGTTCCTCAGGCGACGGTTTTCCGTAAACTCACCTGTGAGAGCGGCCACGTCGATATGGCTGTCGAGTTCGAACCGCGGTTCGATTACGCGCGAACGAAACCCACCGTTGAGGAGGCACGTCATGGCGTCGTTGCAACCAGTAATGAGAAGGAAGTCTTTCTCTCGGGATCGGTTCCGTTTTCGATCTCGGATCACGCTGCCCACACCTCAGTAGCACTATCGGAGGGTGAAACGCGTTGGCTCGTACTCGGTCACGACCAGGAAATCCCGATAGAACCACCCCATCCATCAAGAGACGCTTGCCGACGTCATCGACTACTGGCGTGA
- a CDS encoding GNAT family N-acetyltransferase yields MTNLHDVRAHAAYVGYYVLPDYWGNGYASEAAQLLVAYAFDELNAHRVEASVQADNPASKRVLEKLGFQQEERNAMPTTSKASIRTSHFGACSPTNLKSSRSSFYLSNRSHSIRRFRNHGRQTDLVTASYDSEDAPTASEIA; encoded by the coding sequence GTGACGAACCTCCATGACGTGCGTGCTCACGCTGCCTACGTTGGATACTACGTCCTGCCTGATTACTGGGGCAACGGCTACGCAAGCGAGGCGGCGCAACTGCTTGTTGCCTATGCTTTTGACGAACTCAATGCGCACCGCGTCGAGGCGAGCGTTCAGGCGGACAATCCCGCGAGCAAGCGTGTCCTCGAAAAGCTCGGATTTCAGCAAGAGGAACGAAACGCGATGCCTACTACAAGCAAGGCGAGTATAAGGACATCACACTTTGGAGCCTGCTCACCCACGAATTTGAAGAGTAGCCGGAGTTCGTTCTATCTCTCCAATCGCTCTCACTCAATACGTCGGTTCAGGAACCACGGCAGGCAAACCGATCTAGTGACTGCCAGCTACGACTCGGAGGACGCCCCGACCGCGTCAGAGATCGCCTGA